The following coding sequences are from one Paracoccus alcaliphilus window:
- a CDS encoding DUF983 domain-containing protein gives MSQAAISAENAERPTGQAVKRASLGKCPACGQGNLFSRYLKVADHCPHCNEALHHQRADDGPAYLTIFLVSHLGAPLLMAVYMAWRPSAMSMIISFSLGAIILSLALLPRIKGAFVGFQWARRMHGFGQGPDPALP, from the coding sequence ATGTCACAGGCAGCAATCAGCGCCGAAAATGCCGAACGTCCGACGGGGCAGGCCGTCAAGCGCGCCAGCCTTGGGAAATGTCCGGCTTGCGGTCAGGGCAACCTGTTCTCGCGCTATCTGAAGGTCGCGGACCATTGCCCGCATTGCAACGAGGCGCTGCATCATCAGCGCGCCGATGACGGCCCTGCCTATCTGACGATCTTTCTGGTCTCTCATCTGGGCGCGCCGCTGCTGATGGCCGTCTATATGGCGTGGCGGCCTTCGGCCATGTCGATGATCATCAGCTTCAGCCTTGGGGCGATCATCCTGTCGCTGGCGCTGCTGCCGCGGATCAAGGGCGCCTTTGTCGGCTTTCAATGGGCCCGGCGGATGCATGGCTTTGGTCAGGGGCCGGATCCCGCATTGCCATGA
- a CDS encoding heme lyase CcmF/NrfE family subunit — MTAEFGHFALILAFALSLYQMVVPMIGAAKGWEGWMDSARPAAIAQFLLVCLSFAALTQAFVTSDFSVKLVYDNSHSLKPMIYKISGVWGNHEGSMLLWVLILALFGAAAAVWGGNLPPSLRARVLAVQASVGAAFYAFIIFTSNPFIRMPVPAFDGRDLNPLLQDPGLAFHPPFLYLGYVGLSMAFSFAVAALIEGRVDAAWARWVRPWTLAAWVFLTIGIALGSWWAYYELGWGGFWFWDPVENASFMPWLLAAALLHSAIVVEKREALKSWTILLAIMAFGFSLIGTFIVRSGVLTSVHSFASDPQRGVFILAILAGFTGGALTLYAARASEMTAKGVFAPVSREGSLVLNNVLLAVSAFVVFIGTVWPLIAEMVWDRKLSVGPPFFNKAFTPFMIVLAIALPLGSMLPWKRATLSRIMKPLRGALIFTAAVTLLIFAVSTGRSAIAVIGAGLGTWIIAGSVADLIHRTGNSGLSRLWRLPRADWGKAVAHAGMGVTFIGVSLLTAWQVEDIRVAHLNEPFEFAGYTVTMTEVAEVEGPNYISTMATMQVTRDGRPVAIMHPEKRIYPVQGMPTTEAAIDGGLFRDLYLVIGDPQSSGGWAVRSYLKPFANWIWMGSFLMALGGLISLSDRRYRVAAGAARRSNADAVPAE; from the coding sequence ATGACAGCAGAATTCGGCCATTTCGCCCTGATCCTGGCCTTTGCCCTGTCGCTTTACCAGATGGTCGTGCCGATGATCGGCGCGGCGAAGGGATGGGAGGGCTGGATGGACAGCGCCCGCCCCGCCGCCATCGCGCAATTCCTGCTGGTCTGCCTGTCATTCGCGGCGCTGACGCAGGCCTTCGTGACCTCGGATTTCTCGGTCAAGCTGGTCTATGACAATTCGCACAGTCTGAAGCCGATGATCTACAAGATCAGCGGCGTCTGGGGCAATCACGAAGGCTCGATGCTGCTGTGGGTGCTGATTCTGGCGCTGTTCGGTGCGGCGGCGGCGGTCTGGGGCGGCAACCTGCCGCCCAGCCTGCGCGCACGGGTGCTGGCGGTACAGGCCTCGGTCGGTGCTGCCTTCTATGCCTTCATCATCTTCACCTCGAACCCGTTCATCCGCATGCCCGTACCGGCCTTCGACGGGCGCGACCTGAACCCGCTGTTGCAGGACCCCGGCCTGGCCTTCCATCCGCCGTTTCTCTATCTGGGCTATGTCGGGCTTTCGATGGCCTTCAGCTTTGCCGTCGCCGCCCTGATCGAGGGTCGCGTCGATGCCGCATGGGCGCGCTGGGTGCGGCCATGGACACTGGCGGCTTGGGTGTTTCTGACCATCGGCATCGCATTGGGGTCGTGGTGGGCCTATTACGAGCTGGGCTGGGGCGGCTTCTGGTTCTGGGATCCGGTGGAAAATGCCAGCTTCATGCCATGGCTTCTGGCCGCCGCGCTGCTGCATTCCGCCATCGTCGTCGAAAAACGCGAGGCGCTGAAAAGCTGGACCATCCTGCTGGCGATCATGGCCTTCGGGTTTTCGCTGATCGGGACGTTCATCGTGCGCTCGGGCGTGCTGACCTCGGTCCACAGTTTCGCCAGCGATCCGCAGCGCGGCGTGTTCATTCTGGCGATCCTTGCCGGCTTTACCGGCGGGGCGCTGACGCTTTATGCCGCGCGGGCCAGCGAGATGACGGCCAAGGGCGTCTTTGCCCCCGTCTCGCGCGAGGGGTCGCTGGTTCTGAACAATGTGTTGCTGGCGGTTTCGGCCTTTGTCGTCTTCATCGGCACGGTCTGGCCGCTGATCGCGGAAATGGTCTGGGATCGCAAGCTGTCGGTCGGGCCGCCATTCTTCAACAAGGCCTTCACGCCCTTCATGATCGTGCTGGCGATAGCCCTGCCGCTCGGTTCGATGCTGCCATGGAAACGCGCCACGCTGTCGCGGATAATGAAACCCCTGCGCGGGGCACTGATCTTTACCGCAGCCGTCACCCTGCTGATCTTTGCGGTGTCCACCGGGCGTTCGGCGATTGCCGTGATCGGGGCCGGACTGGGTACATGGATCATTGCCGGATCGGTGGCCGACCTGATCCACCGCACCGGCAATTCCGGCCTGTCCCGGTTGTGGCGGTTGCCGCGCGCCGACTGGGGCAAGGCGGTGGCCCATGCCGGGATGGGCGTGACCTTCATCGGCGTCAGCCTGCTGACCGCCTGGCAGGTCGAGGATATCCGCGTCGCCCATCTGAACGAACCCTTTGAATTTGCCGGATATACCGTAACCATGACCGAAGTGGCCGAGGTCGAGGGGCCGAATTATATCTCGACCATGGCGACGATGCAGGTCACGCGCGACGGGCGGCCGGTCGCGATCATGCATCCGGAAAAGCGCATCTATCCGGTGCAGGGGATGCCGACCACCGAGGCCGCGATTGATGGCGGGCTGTTCCGTGACCTCTATCTGGTGATCGGCGATCCGCAAAGCAGCGGCGGCTGGGCGGTCCGGTCCTATCTGAAGCCCTTCGCCAACTGGATCTGGATGGGTTCGTTCCTGATGGCGCTTGGCGGGTTGATCAGCCTCAGCGACCGGCGTTATCGCGTGGCGGCAGGCGCGGCGCGGCGCAGTAATGCCGATGCGGTCCCGGCGGAATGA
- a CDS encoding NUDIX domain-containing protein, producing MTNPGDPPIRDAATLILLRRKPAGISVLMGMRGAKAVFMPSKYVFPGGAVDAEDAAAPLSRKLAEPHRSRLLAEPRGDTRTDPDAIAAAALRELAEETGLLIGASDGPASDWPGYAEAGLSPDAGSLSYVFRAITPPGRPRRFDAHFFALDAADLVGDPDDFSRACDELSHLHWVPVTEARALNLPFITEVVLAELAELVGSVAHDAPLPVPDTVPFFDNRGPAPRFCQIT from the coding sequence ATGACCAATCCCGGCGATCCGCCGATTCGCGATGCGGCCACGCTGATCCTGCTGCGGCGAAAGCCCGCTGGCATCTCGGTCCTGATGGGTATGCGCGGCGCAAAGGCGGTGTTCATGCCGTCGAAATATGTCTTTCCGGGCGGCGCCGTCGATGCAGAGGATGCGGCCGCCCCCCTGTCGCGCAAACTGGCCGAGCCGCATCGCAGCCGCCTTCTGGCCGAGCCGCGAGGGGACACCCGCACCGATCCCGACGCCATCGCCGCGGCCGCACTGCGTGAACTGGCCGAGGAAACCGGCCTGCTGATCGGCGCCTCTGACGGGCCGGCCAGCGACTGGCCGGGCTATGCCGAGGCCGGATTGTCGCCCGATGCCGGATCGCTCAGCTATGTGTTCCGTGCGATTACGCCGCCGGGCCGCCCGCGGCGGTTCGATGCGCACTTCTTTGCGCTGGATGCGGCGGATCTGGTAGGGGATCCCGATGATTTCAGCCGCGCCTGTGACGAGCTTTCGCATCTGCACTGGGTTCCGGTGACCGAGGCGCGGGCGCTGAACCTGCCCTTCATCACCGAGGTGGTGCTGGCCGAACTGGCCGAGCTGGTCGGCTCGGTCGCGCATGACGCCCCCCTTCCCGTTCCCGATACCGTGCCCTTTTTCGACAATCGCGGCCCGGCGCCGCGCTTCTGCCAGATCACCTGA
- a CDS encoding tellurite resistance TerB family protein translates to MRIETPSLSPCDALVAVMVAVSASDNNMRTAELVAIQRMVDHMPIFAQYDEDRIRVVSQTVMTLFEEEDGLDALFGLVRDALPEKLYETAYALACDVGAADGRLYEGEIRMLAEIRDQLGIARLHAAAIELSAQVRHRVV, encoded by the coding sequence ATGAGAATCGAGACCCCTTCCCTGTCGCCCTGCGACGCCCTTGTGGCGGTGATGGTGGCGGTCTCGGCCTCGGACAACAACATGCGCACGGCCGAACTGGTGGCGATTCAGCGCATGGTCGATCACATGCCGATCTTTGCGCAATATGACGAGGACCGCATCCGCGTCGTCAGCCAGACCGTGATGACCCTGTTCGAGGAAGAGGACGGGCTGGATGCGCTGTTCGGACTGGTGCGCGATGCCCTGCCCGAAAAGCTGTATGAGACCGCCTATGCGCTGGCCTGCGATGTGGGCGCGGCCGACGGGCGGCTGTATGAGGGCGAAATCCGCATGCTGGCCGAAATCCGCGATCAGCTGGGCATCGCGCGTCTGCATGCCGCCGCGATCGAGTTGTCGGCGCAGGTCCGTCACCGCGTCGTCTGA
- a CDS encoding nicotinate-nucleotide adenylyltransferase, producing MSTGFPIAFAGQRIGLLGGSFDPAHDGHAHITETALRRFCLDRIWWLVSPGNPLKPHGPAPLVQRIEMARRVMGHPSVEITDLEARLHTRLTADTIAALQARYRGVRFVWLMGSDNLAQFDQWNRWKEIAARVPIGVLARPGTHQSARTARATRILGPAARLPESRAQLLPFCRPPAWVLINMPMSQLSSTAIRSGHAGQSEARQTEGKTR from the coding sequence ATGTCAACTGGGTTTCCCATCGCCTTCGCCGGGCAACGGATCGGATTGCTGGGCGGGTCTTTCGATCCTGCCCATGACGGTCACGCGCATATCACCGAAACGGCGCTGCGCCGCTTCTGTCTGGATCGGATCTGGTGGCTGGTCAGCCCCGGAAATCCGCTGAAGCCGCATGGCCCCGCGCCGCTGGTGCAGCGGATCGAAATGGCGCGCAGGGTCATGGGCCACCCTTCGGTCGAGATCACGGATCTGGAGGCGCGGCTGCACACGCGGCTGACCGCCGATACCATCGCCGCGTTGCAGGCACGCTATCGGGGTGTGCGCTTCGTCTGGCTGATGGGCTCGGACAATCTGGCGCAGTTCGACCAGTGGAACCGCTGGAAAGAGATTGCCGCCCGCGTTCCCATCGGCGTGCTGGCCCGTCCCGGCACCCATCAAAGCGCCCGCACAGCCCGCGCGACGCGCATCCTGGGACCAGCGGCGCGCCTGCCCGAAAGCCGCGCGCAATTACTGCCGTTCTGCCGGCCCCCGGCATGGGTCCTGATCAATATGCCGATGTCGCAACTGTCCTCGACCGCGATCCGCAGCGGACATGCCGGGCAGTCCGAGGCACGGCAGACAGAGGGAAAGACACGATGA
- a CDS encoding holin-associated N-acetylmuramidase produces MQSVEEIAAGIVAREGGYVDDPDDPGGATNFGVTIGTMKTLGLDLNRDGRIDKQDVRALTRTQAQQIFVEHYFTRPRLAELPQMVHASVFDMYVNAGTNAVKILQRLITRMGFAATADGIVGPNTIAAAHDAGRAAPLHLADAYGIARRNYYYALADQRPASRKYARTKAGGKGGWITRAEEFIAPRYHLTEAEHRERTAKWA; encoded by the coding sequence ATGCAAAGCGTGGAAGAGATCGCGGCGGGGATCGTGGCGCGTGAGGGGGGCTATGTCGATGATCCGGACGATCCGGGCGGGGCGACCAATTTCGGCGTGACCATCGGAACGATGAAGACGCTGGGGCTGGATCTGAACCGCGACGGGCGCATCGACAAGCAGGATGTGCGGGCGCTGACACGGACGCAGGCGCAGCAGATATTCGTCGAGCATTACTTCACCCGACCGCGTCTGGCCGAACTGCCGCAGATGGTACATGCCAGCGTTTTCGACATGTATGTCAACGCCGGAACCAATGCGGTCAAGATCCTGCAACGGCTGATCACCCGCATGGGATTCGCCGCGACCGCCGACGGCATTGTCGGGCCGAACACCATCGCCGCCGCCCATGATGCGGGTCGTGCCGCGCCGCTGCATCTGGCTGATGCCTATGGGATCGCGCGGCGTAACTATTACTATGCGCTGGCCGATCAGCGCCCGGCCAGCCGCAAATATGCCCGCACCAAGGCAGGCGGCAAGGGCGGCTGGATCACCCGGGCCGAGGAATTCATCGCCCCGCGCTACCACCTGACCGAGGCCGAACATCGCGAAAGGACCGCCAAATGGGCCTGA
- a CDS encoding DUF3572 domain-containing protein, with product MSYAGAEALTVQALQFIASDQELVEALLAMTGLRALDLRQAAADPGFGVSLLDFLLEDDQRVLRFARSAGIAPQEVMTARTALAGPGSYGWTAD from the coding sequence ATGAGCTATGCGGGAGCAGAGGCGCTGACAGTGCAGGCGCTGCAATTCATCGCGTCGGATCAGGAACTTGTCGAGGCCTTGCTGGCGATGACGGGCCTGCGGGCGCTGGATTTGCGGCAGGCGGCTGCCGATCCGGGATTTGGCGTCAGCCTGCTGGATTTCCTGCTGGAGGACGATCAGCGGGTACTGCGTTTCGCGCGCTCGGCCGGAATCGCGCCGCAAGAAGTGATGACCGCCCGCACCGCGCTGGCCGGGCCGGGCAGTTACGGCTGGACGGCTGATTAA
- a CDS encoding enoyl-CoA hydratase-related protein — translation MGFETILFSENDGVATLTLNRPQVMNALNSQMRAEIVTALTGLSSDTRCVVMTGEGRAFCSGQDLTDAAAAQDLEGTLRREYEPMLRAVVDCPVPVIAAVNGVAAGAGANLALVADVVIAIESAQFIQAFTRIGLIPDAGGTWAIPRAIGMARAAGMMLFADAVPARQAADWGLIWQALPDEDFAEGVSTRARHLAQGPTLAYRAIRRALRASSGNDLDAQLALEAELQGQAGRSADFTEGVTAFLEKRKPRFRGR, via the coding sequence ATGGGATTCGAGACCATCCTGTTCAGCGAAAACGACGGCGTCGCCACGCTGACCCTGAATCGTCCGCAGGTGATGAACGCGCTGAACAGCCAGATGCGGGCCGAGATCGTCACGGCACTGACCGGGCTGTCATCCGATACCCGCTGCGTGGTGATGACCGGCGAGGGCCGGGCCTTCTGTTCGGGTCAGGATCTGACCGATGCGGCGGCGGCGCAGGATCTGGAGGGCACGCTGCGGCGCGAATATGAACCGATGCTGCGTGCGGTGGTGGATTGCCCGGTGCCGGTGATTGCGGCGGTCAATGGCGTGGCGGCGGGTGCCGGGGCCAATCTGGCGCTGGTGGCCGATGTGGTGATTGCCATCGAAAGCGCCCAGTTCATTCAGGCATTCACCCGCATCGGGCTCATCCCGGATGCGGGCGGGACATGGGCCATTCCCCGCGCCATCGGCATGGCGCGCGCGGCGGGGATGATGCTGTTCGCCGATGCCGTCCCGGCGCGGCAGGCCGCCGATTGGGGCCTGATCTGGCAGGCCCTGCCGGATGAGGATTTTGCCGAGGGCGTCAGCACGCGGGCGCGGCATCTGGCGCAGGGACCGACGCTGGCATACCGAGCGATCCGCCGCGCCTTGCGGGCCAGTTCCGGCAATGATCTGGATGCGCAACTGGCGCTTGAGGCCGAATTGCAGGGGCAGGCCGGACGCAGCGCGGATTTCACCGAGGGCGTCACGGCCTTTCTGGAAAAGCGCAAACCCCGGTTTCGGGGGCGCTGA
- a CDS encoding GGDEF domain-containing protein, with protein MTLRGHAIPFPNGCLLNLGFGIGLVDAVRELNLTDSDFAPPDLAMELLFLHEANRAAMTELSRFNRYLAAARQEAEMQAFSDPLTGLPNRRGLDMSIRDLLRRLPEGGTFAIAHLDLDHFKEVNDKYGHAAGDAVLTHVACALRETIRWHDTAARVGGDEFVLLLDGIDSRADLESLAQRIIDRIRQPIGTGAGSCRVSASIGINCAQAHEGVVIEDLLSQADAALYQSKREGRARATIRCAGQR; from the coding sequence ATGACGCTGCGGGGCCACGCGATCCCGTTCCCGAACGGCTGTCTGCTGAACCTTGGCTTTGGTATCGGGCTGGTCGATGCGGTGCGCGAACTGAACCTGACGGATTCGGACTTCGCGCCGCCCGATCTGGCGATGGAGCTGCTGTTTCTGCACGAGGCCAACCGTGCCGCCATGACTGAACTGTCCCGATTCAACCGCTATCTGGCCGCGGCCCGGCAAGAGGCCGAGATGCAGGCATTCTCTGACCCTCTGACCGGATTGCCGAACCGCAGGGGGCTGGACATGTCGATCCGCGATCTGCTGCGGCGATTGCCCGAAGGTGGAACATTCGCCATCGCCCATCTGGATCTGGACCATTTCAAGGAGGTGAACGACAAATACGGACATGCTGCGGGCGATGCGGTGCTGACCCATGTGGCCTGCGCGTTGCGCGAAACGATCCGCTGGCACGACACGGCGGCGCGGGTGGGGGGCGACGAATTCGTGCTGCTGCTGGACGGGATCGACAGCCGGGCCGATCTTGAATCGCTGGCGCAGCGGATCATCGACCGTATTCGCCAGCCGATCGGGACGGGGGCCGGGTCCTGCCGTGTTTCCGCCAGTATCGGCATCAACTGCGCGCAGGCGCATGAAGGCGTTGTGATCGAGGATCTGCTGAGCCAGGCCGATGCCGCGCTTTACCAGTCCAAGCGCGAGGGACGCGCACGCGCCACGATCCGCTGCGCGGGGCAGCGTTGA
- a CDS encoding diguanylate cyclase: MTARILVVDGQATNRITLKVRLTAACYQVTTAASAQQLMDELARIRPNLILLGGDLHDAGLVELCQTLGEGRDCAGIPIVMIADDDQRLAGLRAGAAAVLAPGIDEQMLLARIRGLLRDCDQTAGVGLAESASAFDHRGDDAAYGGQVTLVADSIGRALCWKHLLGQRLPYSFVINDPEKALGAASMGQAADLYLIAANIEMQGDGLRLLSELRSRTGSRDAAFVVATDSQAPDISAFALDLGAGDVLPLGLGGTGTEAAALTLQAQMSRKLRGDRQREDAQRRMLWAMTDPLTGLYNRRYAMPRLTELAADSVRHDRRFAVLIMDLDYFKRINDTYGHPAGDAVLSEIARRLSRTVGDRGLVSRHGGEEFLVILPDCDENLACTLAERLRSTVETRPILLSNLSGGGAVGITLSVGVALMISAYMLLEPEAVAQHVLERADRALISAKNRGRNRVMLASTRHAA, from the coding sequence ATGACAGCACGCATTCTTGTCGTGGACGGACAGGCGACGAACCGGATCACCCTCAAGGTCCGGCTGACGGCGGCGTGTTATCAGGTGACGACCGCCGCCAGCGCGCAGCAACTGATGGATGAGCTGGCCCGGATCCGGCCCAATCTGATCCTGCTGGGCGGGGATCTGCATGATGCCGGGCTGGTCGAACTGTGTCAGACATTGGGCGAAGGACGCGACTGCGCGGGCATTCCCATCGTGATGATCGCGGACGACGACCAACGCCTTGCCGGTCTGCGCGCCGGGGCTGCCGCCGTTCTGGCGCCGGGGATAGATGAACAGATGCTGCTGGCGCGGATTCGCGGATTGCTGCGCGATTGCGATCAGACAGCCGGGGTCGGATTGGCGGAATCGGCCTCTGCCTTCGATCACCGGGGCGATGACGCCGCGTATGGCGGGCAGGTGACGCTGGTCGCCGACAGTATCGGACGGGCGCTGTGCTGGAAGCACCTGCTGGGTCAACGGCTTCCCTACAGCTTTGTGATCAACGACCCGGAAAAGGCGCTGGGGGCGGCCAGCATGGGTCAGGCTGCCGATCTCTATCTGATTGCCGCGAATATCGAGATGCAAGGCGACGGCCTTCGCCTGCTGTCCGAGTTGCGTTCCCGCACCGGGTCGCGCGATGCGGCATTCGTCGTGGCGACCGATTCGCAGGCCCCCGATATCAGCGCCTTCGCGCTGGATCTGGGCGCGGGCGATGTGCTGCCGCTGGGGCTTGGCGGCACGGGAACCGAAGCCGCGGCACTGACATTGCAGGCGCAGATGTCGCGCAAGCTGCGCGGCGACCGGCAGCGCGAGGATGCGCAGCGCCGGATGCTCTGGGCCATGACCGATCCGCTGACCGGTCTTTACAACCGCCGCTATGCCATGCCCCGGCTGACCGAACTGGCGGCGGACAGCGTGCGCCATGACCGGCGTTTTGCCGTGCTGATCATGGATCTGGATTATTTCAAGCGGATCAACGACACCTATGGCCATCCCGCCGGGGATGCGGTTCTGTCCGAAATTGCCCGCAGGCTCAGCCGGACCGTCGGTGATCGCGGCCTCGTCTCACGTCACGGCGGTGAGGAGTTTCTGGTTATCCTGCCCGATTGCGACGAAAATCTGGCCTGCACGCTGGCCGAGCGGTTGCGCAGCACGGTTGAAACGCGCCCGATTCTGCTGTCGAATCTATCGGGCGGCGGCGCGGTCGGAATTACCCTGTCTGTCGGCGTCGCGCTGATGATCTCGGCCTATATGCTGCTGGAGCCCGAGGCCGTCGCCCAGCATGTACTGGAACGCGCCGACCGGGCGCTGATCAGCGCCAAAAACCGGGGCCGCAACCGGGTGATGCTGGCCAGTACGCGCCATGCGGCCTGA
- the dacB gene encoding D-alanyl-D-alanine carboxypeptidase/D-alanyl-D-alanine-endopeptidase, translated as MRLTRRDTLAALLACGVAAPALAQALVEGHPSPGGGLGQPPARRPIPDSRALIARSGLSGHVGFALTDQTGALIDDEPAPSAIAPASTLKAITAIYALDRLGPDHRFRTRVIRAGDMLVLVGGGDPVLDSDGLARLAGDLVAAGETSPARFAVWGGALPAIAEVAPEQDDHLAYNPAVSGMILNFNRVHLGWRRADGDWQLSLEARAARQSPRAYTVSAAAAAQSDLFTYSDDGKTEHWTIARSALGSGGSRWLPVRRPELYAGDVFQTLCRARGLVLPTPEVVDDLPAGQERAAIDSPPLEQILRDMLYHSTNLTAEVVGLHASGASDLTGSAAAMMSWLHGQGHGEGLQLADHSGLSGASRVTPQAMARLMSWAAPGLAPLLKSDPLAGDLPQGSARQPWLRAKTGTLNFVSNLAGYIETPSGRVLAFAILCNDPERRAGTEGQEQPAGVRTWTRQAKLLQRDLIDAWAARFD; from the coding sequence ATGAGGCTGACCCGACGCGATACACTGGCCGCGCTGCTGGCTTGCGGGGTTGCGGCCCCGGCGCTGGCCCAGGCCCTTGTCGAGGGTCACCCTTCGCCCGGTGGCGGGCTGGGACAGCCGCCTGCGCGCCGTCCAATCCCGGATTCGCGGGCGCTGATCGCGCGCTCCGGGCTCAGCGGGCATGTCGGCTTTGCGCTGACCGATCAGACCGGCGCGCTGATCGACGATGAACCCGCCCCCTCGGCCATCGCGCCCGCCAGCACGCTGAAGGCGATCACCGCCATCTATGCGCTGGACCGTCTGGGGCCTGATCACCGTTTCCGGACCCGTGTCATCCGCGCGGGCGACATGCTGGTGCTGGTGGGCGGTGGCGATCCGGTGCTGGACAGCGACGGGCTGGCGCGGCTGGCCGGTGATCTGGTGGCCGCGGGTGAGACCAGCCCTGCGCGCTTTGCCGTCTGGGGCGGCGCCTTGCCCGCCATTGCCGAGGTCGCGCCCGAACAGGACGATCATCTGGCCTATAACCCCGCGGTTTCGGGGATGATCCTGAACTTCAACCGCGTGCATCTGGGCTGGCGCCGCGCGGATGGCGACTGGCAACTGTCGTTGGAGGCCCGCGCCGCGCGGCAATCCCCCCGCGCCTATACGGTTTCGGCGGCGGCGGCGGCGCAGTCTGATCTGTTCACCTATTCCGACGATGGCAAGACCGAACACTGGACCATCGCCCGCAGCGCGCTGGGAAGTGGCGGCAGTCGCTGGTTGCCCGTCCGCCGACCCGAGCTTTATGCGGGCGATGTGTTCCAGACCCTGTGCCGGGCGCGCGGGCTGGTGCTGCCAACGCCCGAGGTCGTCGACGATCTGCCCGCCGGACAGGAACGCGCCGCCATCGACAGCCCGCCGCTGGAACAGATCCTGCGCGACATGCTGTACCACTCGACCAACCTGACCGCCGAGGTGGTGGGGCTGCATGCCAGCGGCGCATCGGATCTGACCGGATCGGCTGCGGCGATGATGTCATGGCTGCACGGGCAGGGGCATGGCGAAGGGCTGCAACTGGCCGACCATTCGGGCCTGTCCGGTGCCAGCCGGGTCACCCCCCAGGCGATGGCGCGGCTGATGTCATGGGCCGCGCCGGGGCTTGCCCCGCTGCTGAAATCCGACCCGCTGGCCGGGGATCTGCCGCAGGGCAGCGCCCGCCAGCCCTGGCTTCGGGCCAAGACCGGCACGCTGAATTTCGTCTCGAACCTTGCGGGCTATATCGAGACGCCTTCAGGCCGGGTGCTGGCCTTCGCGATCCTGTGCAACGATCCGGAACGCCGCGCCGGAACCGAGGGGCAAGAGCAACCCGCGGGCGTCAGAACATGGACCCGGCAGGCCAAGCTGCTGCAACGCGATCTGATCGACGCATGGGCCGCGCGCTTTGACTGA
- a CDS encoding heme NO-binding domain-containing protein — MHGLIHRSIEAFLREVCATPLWSRVAEDVGVDPRGFQTGRRHSDQVSLDLIGAAARRLGKPESELLEDLGAWLAGLQALRRLLRFSGRDFREFLHRLDELPGRAHMVVPDLGLPEVTVMIDEQDRVIVTLSEPAGLWLPVLAGLIRAMADDYGALGVILTEKDRICVHVPLDAFTPGRGFSLGGQDPEVVT; from the coding sequence ATGCACGGCTTGATCCACCGCTCCATCGAGGCTTTTCTGCGCGAGGTCTGCGCCACCCCGCTCTGGTCGCGCGTGGCCGAGGATGTGGGCGTCGATCCGCGCGGTTTTCAGACCGGGCGCCGCCATTCCGATCAGGTCAGCCTCGATCTGATCGGGGCGGCGGCGCGACGGCTTGGCAAACCTGAATCCGAATTGCTGGAAGATCTGGGCGCATGGCTGGCCGGGCTTCAGGCGCTGCGGCGGCTTTTGCGGTTCTCGGGGCGCGATTTCCGCGAATTCCTGCATCGGCTGGATGAACTGCCGGGCCGGGCACATATGGTCGTGCCCGATCTGGGATTGCCCGAGGTGACGGTCATGATTGACGAACAGGATCGGGTGATCGTGACCCTGTCAGAGCCTGCGGGCCTGTGGCTGCCCGTTCTGGCGGGGCTGATTCGGGCGATGGCCGATGATTATGGGGCTTTGGGGGTGATTCTGACGGAAAAGGACAGGATCTGCGTTCATGTGCCGCTGGATGCCTTCACACCGGGGCGGGGCTTCAGCCTTGGCGGGCAGGACCCCGAGGTGGTGACATGA
- a CDS encoding cytochrome c-type biogenesis protein: MRKTGLALTLLFALTTPALAVQPDEVLSDPGLEARARALSQKLRCPICQGENIDESNAAISRDLRLYVRERLVEGDSDAEVLDNVADRFGEFVLFEPRASGGNLLLWLAGPLMALIALLVAWGFLRARARAEVPATQALSKDERARLDEIMRD, encoded by the coding sequence ATGCGCAAAACCGGCCTTGCCCTGACCCTGCTGTTCGCTCTGACCACGCCTGCCCTTGCTGTGCAACCCGACGAGGTGCTGTCCGACCCCGGACTGGAGGCCCGCGCCCGCGCCCTGTCGCAAAAGCTGCGATGTCCGATCTGTCAGGGCGAGAATATCGACGAATCGAACGCCGCGATCAGCCGCGACCTGCGGCTTTACGTGCGCGAACGGCTGGTCGAGGGCGACAGCGATGCCGAGGTGCTGGACAATGTCGCCGACCGCTTCGGTGAATTCGTCCTGTTCGAGCCCCGGGCCAGCGGCGGCAATCTGCTGTTGTGGCTGGCCGGTCCGCTCATGGCGCTGATCGCGCTGCTGGTCGCATGGGGTTTCCTGCGGGCCCGCGCCCGGGCCGAGGTGCCGGCGACGCAGGCGCTCAGCAAGGATGAACGCGCCCGTCTGGATGAGATCATGCGCGATTGA